One Thalassophryne amazonica chromosome 10, fThaAma1.1, whole genome shotgun sequence genomic region harbors:
- the LOC117519293 gene encoding E3 ubiquitin-protein ligase HERC2-like isoform X1, with product MAKCTHGERETTNGSVHGTDEHVRYPKLLDSLQGKKVVNVAVGSTHCQALTEDGEVHSWGSNDKLQHFDTLFSIKNQPKALPGLNSKHIVGISCGPGQSFAWSSCSEWSVGLRLPFVVDVCPMTFEQLDLLLRQVSEGMDGSSDWPPSQEKECMVVATLNLLRLQLHAAISNQVDPEDLGLGLGSALLNNLKQAVVLLASNAGVLNTVQAAAQAVLQSGWSVLLPTAEERARALSSLLPNAASGNEMSVSPGRRFMIDLLVSSLMADGGLESALKAAITAEIQDIEAKKEAQKEKEIDEQEANASSMHRCRAMLDKDLINTGIYESAGKQSLPLVQLVQQLLRNIASQTIARLKDVARRISSYLEAEHVSKERSASLDLLLRFQRLLVSKLYLGVNGIENASGYNPELLGVGSLLKKYIALLCTHIGDILPVATSIACTGCRHFAEVSRVIEGDLTGVLLPELVLSIVLLITIDAGLMQETGSIPLLAGLLEHLDRFNHLAPGHERDDNEDLAWPGIMGSFFTGQNSKNNEEVSLIRKADLENHNKDGGFWTVIDGRVYDIKDFQAQSQSLSGNSVLAQFAGEDPVVALEAALQFEDTRESMQAFCVGQYMEPNQETVTTPDLSSLSSPLLIQKGTWASARTPCLLLRQKAPPCALWRLNVPNGSSPPYFLVAFRPVRFIITTMKRRMKTTAALWVQPLQIRSNSTPVG from the exons ATGGCCAAGTGTACACATGGGGAAAGGGAGACAACCAACGGCTCGGTCCATGGCACTGATGAGCATGTGCGCTACCCCAAATTACTCGACAGTCTACAGG GAAAAAAAGTTGTGAATGTTGCCGTGGGCTCTACACATTGCCAGGCTCTGACTGAGGATGGAGAGGTTCACAGTTGGGGTAGTAATGATaagctgcagcactttgatacaTTATTTTCCATTAAGAATCAACCTAAAGCCCTCCCAGGGCTGAATTCCAAACACATAGTGGGGATCTCCTGTGGCCCAGGACAG agCTTTGCGTGGTCCTCATGCTCAGAGTGGTCTGTTGGGCTGCGTTTGCCCTTTGTGGTGGATGTGTGCCCAATGACCTTTGAGCAGTTGGACCTGCTGCTGCGACAGGTGAGCGAGGGCATGGATGGCAGCTCTGACTGGCCTCCCTCACAGGAGAAGGAGTGCATGGTGGTTGCCACACTCAACCTACTCAGGCTGCAG CTCCATGCAGCCATCAGTAACCAAGTGGATCCAGAGGATCTGGGCTTGGGTCTTGGTAGTGCACTGCTTAACAACCTAAAACAAGCAGTGGTTCTGCTAGCTAGCAATGCCGGGGTGCTCAATACTGTGCAGGCAGCAGCCCAAGCTGTTCTGCAAAGTGGCTGGTCAGTGCTGTTGCCCACAGCTGAGGAAAGGGCAAGAGCATTATCATCACTGCTGCCTAATGCCG CATCTGGAAATGAGATGAGTGTGAGTCCTGGACGTCGGTTCATGATAGACTTGTTGGTGAGCAGCCTGATGGCTGATGGGGGGTTGGAGTCTGCCTTGAAAGCAGCCATCACTGCTGAGATACAG GACATTGAGGCCAAGAAGGAGGcgcagaaagagaaggagataGATGAGCAGGAGGCAAATGCCTCTTCcatgcaccgttgtcgtgccatGCTGGACAAAGATCTCATCAATACAGGAATCTATGAGTCAGCAGGAAAACAAAGCTTGCCTCTGGTGCAGCTTGTACAGCAGCTGTTAAG GAATATTGCATCCCAGACCATTGCCAGGTTGAAGGATGTTGCTCGACGTATCTCCAGTTATCTCGAGGCAGAACATGTCAGCAAAGAACGCTCTGCATCGCTGGACCTACTGCTACGCTTCCAGAGGCTGTTGGTTAGCAAGCTGTACCTGGGTGTGAATGGCATAGAAAATGCCAGTGGATACA ACCCTGAACTCCTGGGTGTTGGCTCCCTGTTAAAAAAGTACATTGCCCTACTCTGCACTCACATTGGAGACATTCTCCCAGTTGCAACAAGTATTGCATGTACTGGCTGCCGTCACTTTGCTGAAGTCTCCCGTGTTATTGAAGGAGACCTAACTG GTGTGCTCCTCCCTGAGCTGGTGTTGTCCATTGTCCTCCTCATCACCATTGATGCAGGTTTGATGCAGGAGACTGGTTCTATTCCCCTCCTGGCTGGACTCCTGGAGCACCTGGACCGATTCAACCACCTGGCCCCTGGACATGAGAGAGATGATAACGAAGACCTGGCATGGCCAGGAATTATGG GGTCCTTCTTCACAGGCCAAAATTCTAAGAACAATGAAGAGGTGTCCCTCATCCGCAAGGCAGACCTAGAGAATCACAACAAAGATGGTGGATtctggacagtcattgatggaagGGTGTATGACATCAAAGACTTCCAGGCGCAGTCACAGTCTCTAAGTGGCAACAGTGTTCTAG CCCAGTTTGCTGGAGAGGATCCTGTGGTTGCTTTGGAAGCTGCACTGCAGTTTGAGGACACCAGGGAGTCCATGCAGGCCTTCTGTGTCGGCCAGTATATGGAG CCTAATCAGGAGACGGTCACCACTCCGGACCTCAGCAGTCTGTCCTCCCCTCTATTGATACAGAAAGGAACCTGGGCTTCTGCTCGGACTCCATGCCTCCTACTTAGGCAAAAAGCACCCCCTTGTGCCCTATGGAGATTGAATGTGCCA AATGGCTCCAGTCCTCCATATTTTCTGGTGGCCTTCAGACCAGTCAGATTCATTATAACTACAATGAAGAGAAGGATGAAGACCACTGCAGCTCTTTGGGTACAACCACTCCAGATAAGGTCAAACTCTACTCCCGTAGGATAA
- the LOC117519293 gene encoding E3 ubiquitin-protein ligase HERC2-like isoform X2, translating to MAKCTHGERETTNGSVHGTDEHVRYPKLLDSLQGKKVVNVAVGSTHCQALTEDGEVHSWGSNDKLQHFDTLFSIKNQPKALPGLNSKHIVGISCGPGQSFAWSSCSEWSVGLRLPFVVDVCPMTFEQLDLLLRQVSEGMDGSSDWPPSQEKECMVVATLNLLRLQLHAAISNQVDPEDLGLGLGSALLNNLKQAVVLLASNAGVLNTVQAAAQAVLQSGWSVLLPTAEERARALSSLLPNAASGNEMSVSPGRRFMIDLLVSSLMADGGLESALKAAITAEIQDIEAKKEAQKEKEIDEQEANASSMHRCRAMLDKDLINTGIYESAGKQSLPLVQLVQQLLRNIASQTIARLKDVARRISSYLEAEHVSKERSASLDLLLRFQRLLVSKLYLGVNGIENASGYNPELLGVGSLLKKYIALLCTHIGDILPVATSIACTGCRHFAEVSRVIEGDLTGVLLPELVLSIVLLITIDAGLMQETGSIPLLAGLLEHLDRFNHLAPGHERDDNEDLAWPGIMGQNSKNNEEVSLIRKADLENHNKDGGFWTVIDGRVYDIKDFQAQSQSLSGNSVLAQFAGEDPVVALEAALQFEDTRESMQAFCVGQYMEPNQETVTTPDLSSLSSPLLIQKGTWASARTPCLLLRQKAPPCALWRLNVPNGSSPPYFLVAFRPVRFIITTMKRRMKTTAALWVQPLQIRSNSTPVG from the exons ATGGCCAAGTGTACACATGGGGAAAGGGAGACAACCAACGGCTCGGTCCATGGCACTGATGAGCATGTGCGCTACCCCAAATTACTCGACAGTCTACAGG GAAAAAAAGTTGTGAATGTTGCCGTGGGCTCTACACATTGCCAGGCTCTGACTGAGGATGGAGAGGTTCACAGTTGGGGTAGTAATGATaagctgcagcactttgatacaTTATTTTCCATTAAGAATCAACCTAAAGCCCTCCCAGGGCTGAATTCCAAACACATAGTGGGGATCTCCTGTGGCCCAGGACAG agCTTTGCGTGGTCCTCATGCTCAGAGTGGTCTGTTGGGCTGCGTTTGCCCTTTGTGGTGGATGTGTGCCCAATGACCTTTGAGCAGTTGGACCTGCTGCTGCGACAGGTGAGCGAGGGCATGGATGGCAGCTCTGACTGGCCTCCCTCACAGGAGAAGGAGTGCATGGTGGTTGCCACACTCAACCTACTCAGGCTGCAG CTCCATGCAGCCATCAGTAACCAAGTGGATCCAGAGGATCTGGGCTTGGGTCTTGGTAGTGCACTGCTTAACAACCTAAAACAAGCAGTGGTTCTGCTAGCTAGCAATGCCGGGGTGCTCAATACTGTGCAGGCAGCAGCCCAAGCTGTTCTGCAAAGTGGCTGGTCAGTGCTGTTGCCCACAGCTGAGGAAAGGGCAAGAGCATTATCATCACTGCTGCCTAATGCCG CATCTGGAAATGAGATGAGTGTGAGTCCTGGACGTCGGTTCATGATAGACTTGTTGGTGAGCAGCCTGATGGCTGATGGGGGGTTGGAGTCTGCCTTGAAAGCAGCCATCACTGCTGAGATACAG GACATTGAGGCCAAGAAGGAGGcgcagaaagagaaggagataGATGAGCAGGAGGCAAATGCCTCTTCcatgcaccgttgtcgtgccatGCTGGACAAAGATCTCATCAATACAGGAATCTATGAGTCAGCAGGAAAACAAAGCTTGCCTCTGGTGCAGCTTGTACAGCAGCTGTTAAG GAATATTGCATCCCAGACCATTGCCAGGTTGAAGGATGTTGCTCGACGTATCTCCAGTTATCTCGAGGCAGAACATGTCAGCAAAGAACGCTCTGCATCGCTGGACCTACTGCTACGCTTCCAGAGGCTGTTGGTTAGCAAGCTGTACCTGGGTGTGAATGGCATAGAAAATGCCAGTGGATACA ACCCTGAACTCCTGGGTGTTGGCTCCCTGTTAAAAAAGTACATTGCCCTACTCTGCACTCACATTGGAGACATTCTCCCAGTTGCAACAAGTATTGCATGTACTGGCTGCCGTCACTTTGCTGAAGTCTCCCGTGTTATTGAAGGAGACCTAACTG GTGTGCTCCTCCCTGAGCTGGTGTTGTCCATTGTCCTCCTCATCACCATTGATGCAGGTTTGATGCAGGAGACTGGTTCTATTCCCCTCCTGGCTGGACTCCTGGAGCACCTGGACCGATTCAACCACCTGGCCCCTGGACATGAGAGAGATGATAACGAAGACCTGGCATGGCCAGGAATTATGG GCCAAAATTCTAAGAACAATGAAGAGGTGTCCCTCATCCGCAAGGCAGACCTAGAGAATCACAACAAAGATGGTGGATtctggacagtcattgatggaagGGTGTATGACATCAAAGACTTCCAGGCGCAGTCACAGTCTCTAAGTGGCAACAGTGTTCTAG CCCAGTTTGCTGGAGAGGATCCTGTGGTTGCTTTGGAAGCTGCACTGCAGTTTGAGGACACCAGGGAGTCCATGCAGGCCTTCTGTGTCGGCCAGTATATGGAG CCTAATCAGGAGACGGTCACCACTCCGGACCTCAGCAGTCTGTCCTCCCCTCTATTGATACAGAAAGGAACCTGGGCTTCTGCTCGGACTCCATGCCTCCTACTTAGGCAAAAAGCACCCCCTTGTGCCCTATGGAGATTGAATGTGCCA AATGGCTCCAGTCCTCCATATTTTCTGGTGGCCTTCAGACCAGTCAGATTCATTATAACTACAATGAAGAGAAGGATGAAGACCACTGCAGCTCTTTGGGTACAACCACTCCAGATAAGGTCAAACTCTACTCCCGTAGGATAA